A part of Hemicordylus capensis ecotype Gifberg chromosome 16, rHemCap1.1.pri, whole genome shotgun sequence genomic DNA contains:
- the SLC25A34 gene encoding solute carrier family 25 member 34 — MAPSPPGPTAATISVSPPVDFVLGAAACCMACVFTNPLEVVKTRLQLQGELLARGTYPRHYRGVLQALVAVSRADGLRGLQKGLAAGLLYQGLMNGVRFCAFSHAEDLGLTRQPGGTIVAGAVAGALGAFVGSPAYLVKTHLQAQTVAAIAVGHQHNHQSVSGAFESIYKAQGLLGLWRGVNGAVARVMVGSAAQLATFASAKEWVQKHKWFKEGSWLVALTSGMISSVAVAVAMTPFDVVSTRLYNQPVNEMGAGQHYRGFLDCFVQISGREGPLALYKGLGPAYLRLGPHTILSLLFWDELRKLTWQLQQGT, encoded by the exons ATGGCCCCCTCGCCCCCCGGCCCCACAGCCGCCACCATCTCTGTCTCGCCGCCCGTGGACTTTGTCTTGGGGGCGGCCGCCTGCTGCATGGCCTGCGTGTTCACCAACCCTCTGGAGGTGGTGAAGACCCGGCTGCAGCTGCAAGGGGAGCTCCTGGCGCGGGGCACCTATCCCCGCCACTACCGGGGGGTGCTGCAGGCCCTGGTGGCCGTCAGCCGGGCCGACGGGCTGCGGGGGCTGCAGAAGGGGCTGGCGGCCGGGCTGCTCTACCAGGGGCTGATGAACGGCGTGCGCTTCTGCGCCTTCTCCCACGCCGAGGACCTCGGCTTGACCCGGCAGCCCGGAGGGACCATCGTGGCCGGAGCCGTCGCCGGGGCCCTGGGCGCCTTCGTGGGGAGCCCGGCCTACCTG GTCAAGACCCACCTCCAAGCCCAGACGGTGGCCGCCATTGCCGTGGGGCACCAGCACAACCACCAG AGCGTCTCCGGCGCCTTCGAGAGCATCTACAAGgcgcaagggctgctgggcctgtGGCGGGGAGTGAACGGCGCCGTGGCCCGCGTCATGGTGGGCTCGGCCGCGCAGCTGGCCACCTTCGCCTCGGCCAAGGAGTGGGTCCAGAAGCACAAG tggtTCAAGGAAGGCAGCTGGTTGGTGGCCCTCACCAGCGGGATGATCAGCAGCGTGGCCGTGGCCGTGGCCATGACGCCCTTCGACGTGGTCAGCACCCGGCTCTACAACCAGCCTGTGAATGAGATGGGCGCG GGCCAGCACTAccggggcttcctggactgcttcgTGCAGATCTCCGGCAGGGAGGGGCCGCTGGCCCTCTACAAGGGGCTGGGCCCGGCCTACCTGCGCTTGGGGCCCCACACCATCCTCAGCCTCCTCTTCTGGGACGAGCTGCGGAAGCTCacctggcagctgcagcagggcaCCTGA
- the TMEM82 gene encoding transmembrane protein 82, giving the protein MLWGFFSYLGSWLPGSPSLAWGSGLLDSLLQGLVGACAVSVLCSLVKIYLYIQCLNDPDQQEQKEAIRTQRPLLDQLHLWVLTGVFTVVGHRVAALVVLEFTLRAVSTLLSLNKGARSSQLYLLCQFSLGCGVSCSLSFLQEGAPHRTCNLLLSVGLAALLARCAQRLASHLFAMYELHSRERYCGVCLSLLTAWHGIPRLLSNALKAAFLVADLAAVALINQDFLTTSEAVRFWTPLTICYTLLVIYMQEEQRQNPTQQMAYQTVFVRMGGLLILLMTVGRWVDIVNVFVSLVGEVWCLARVRVMLEICRKQDYSPRSPDPASVPRQHPSPREDRPSKSQPTAASGSGGEEPWKAPVSSRDCP; this is encoded by the exons atgctCTGGGGCTTCTTCTCCTACCTGGGCTCCTGGCTCCCCGGCTCCCCCAGCCTGGCCTGGGGCTCCGGCCTGCTGGACTCCCTCTTGCAGG GGCTGGTGGGGGCTTGCGCCGTCTCGGTGCTGTGCAGCCTGGTGAAGATCTACCTGTACATCCAGTGCCTGAA TGACCCCGACCAGCAGGAGCAGAAGGAGGCCATCCGCACCCAGCGGCCGCTCCTCGACCAGCTGCATCTCTGGGTGCTGACCGGGGTCTTCACGGTGGTGGGGCACcgcgtggccgccctggtggtgCTGGAGTTCACCCTCCGGGCCGTCTCCACACTCCTCTCCCTCAACAAG gGGGCCCGCAGCAGCCAGCTCTACCTGCTCTGCCAGTTCTCCCTGGGGTGCGGCGTGTCCTGCAGCCTCAGCTTCCTGCAGGAGGGGGCCCCCCACCGGACCTGCAACCTGCTGCTCAGCGTGGGGCTGGCCGCCCTCCTGGCCCGCTGCGCCCAGCGCCTGGCCAGCCACCTCTTCGCCATGTACGAGCTGCACTCCCGGGAGCGCTACTGCGGGGTCTGCCTCTCCCTGCTGACCGCCTGGCACGGCATCCCCCGCCTGCTCAGCAACGCCCTCAAGGCCGCCTTCCTGGTGGCCGACCTGGCCGCCGTGGCTCTCATCAACCAGGACTTCCTCACCACCTCGGAGGCCGTCCGCTTCTGGACCCCGCTGACCATCTGCTACACCCTCCTGGTCATCTACATGCAGG AAGAGCAGCGGCAGAACCCCACGCAGCAGATGGCTTACCAGACGGTCTTCGTGAGGATGGGGGGGCTCCTGATCCTGCTGATGACCGTGGGGCGCTGGGTGGACATCGTGAACGTCTTCGTCTcgctggtgggggaggtctggtGCCTGGCGCGGGTGCGAGTCATGCTGGAGATCTGCAGGAAGCAG GATTACTCCCCAAGATCACCTGACCCGGCTTCTGTCCCCCGGCAACACCCAAGTCCGCGTGAAGATCGTCCCTCCAAATCCCAGCCGACAGCAGCATCCGGAAGCGGCGGAGAGGAGCCGTGGAAGGCGCCGGTTTCCTCCAGAGACTGTCCGTGA
- the FBLIM1 gene encoding filamin-binding LIM protein 1 isoform X3 gives MACCCCCCCGASDSPCPPAHHHQACLPGGPPGTMLSGQVETRIASSLFIRLAPPRRDHVAKGEMGPPKPPRLPCNGLPQEALEPSGPTPPQTSADAAKGSRGHAPRAAGAPHGGYLALQPRPVQSNSPAPPPYPTSFSVETLGPDLEKRASLQTSSTSPAGRREPNALPLTQQAGEQPPPPGRKVAHAVSTDICAFCHKGLCPRGPAVEAMNKQYHADCFTCRTCSGALVGQHYYQKEGRPLCVACFKNTLEKCARCQTLILSQIVRAMGHGYHPECFTCVACGRAIGDETFAVDEEEEVHCLRDFYRKYASVCGACEKPIIPSEGRDAYKIECLGRDFHEDCYRCENCRVLLSPEPTEDGCYPLGSRLLCKSCNIRQRE, from the exons atggcctgctgctgctgctgctgctgtggggcaTCGGACTCGCCCTGCCCTCCTGCCCATCACCACCAGGCCTGCCTGCCAGGAGGACCCCCA GGGACGATGCTGTCGGGCCAGGTGGAGACACGGATCGCTTCGTCCCTCTTCATCCGCCTCGCGCCGCCCAGGAGGGACCACGTGGCCAAGGGCGAAATGGGGCCGCCGAAGCCTCCGCGCCTCCCCTGCAACGGCCTTCCGCAGGAAGCCCTGGAGCCCTCTGGGCCCACCCCGCCCCAGACATCGGCAGATGCCGCCAAGGGGAGCAGGGGGCACGCCCCACGAGCAGCTGGCGCGCCCCACGGAG GTTACTTGGCCTTGCAGCCCCGTCCCGTCCAGAGCAACAGTCCTGCTCCTCCACCGTACCCCACTTCCTTCTCCGTAGAGACCCTGGGGCCTGACCTTGAGAAGCGAGCATCCCTGCAG ACGTCTTCCACTTCTCCAGCCGGACGGAGGGAACCGAACGCCCTGCCCTTGACTCAGCAGGCTggagagcagccgccgccgccgggcaggAAGGTGGCGCACGCCGTTTCCACAG ACATCTGTGCCTTCTGCCACAAAGGCCTCTGCCCGCGGGGCCCTGCCGTGGAAGCCATGAACAAGCAGTACCACGCTGACTGCTTCACCTGCCGGACATGCAGCGGTgctctggtggggcagcactacTACCAGAAAGAGGGGCGGCCGCTGTGCGTTGCCTGTTTCAAG aacaCCCTGGAGAAATGTGCCCGGTGTCAGACCTTGATCCTGAGCCAGATCGTGCGGGCCATGGGCCACGGGTACCACCCAGAGTGCTTCACCTGCGTGGCGTGCGGCCGGGCCATTGGGGACGAGACGTTTGCCgtggacgaggaggaggaggtgcattGCCTCCGCGACTTCTACAG GAAGTACGCCTCGGTGTGTGGGGCGTGTGAgaagcccatcatccccagcgaagGGAGAGACGCTTACAAGATCGAGTGCCTGGGACGGGACTTCCACGAGGACTGCTACCGCTGCGAG